A window of the Eleutherodactylus coqui strain aEleCoq1 chromosome 8, aEleCoq1.hap1, whole genome shotgun sequence genome harbors these coding sequences:
- the LOC136577899 gene encoding gamma-crystallin-3-like, with amino-acid sequence MSPLIFTLVIEPFAAQIRLSQSISGIKEGEQDHRIGRFADDISQIIFYEDRNFQGRSHECNSECSDLSSYFRRCNSIRVDSGNWILYEHPNYRGHQYFLHRGEYPDFQQWMGYNDSIRSCRISPQHQGSFKIRIYEKEDFRGQMMEFNEDCPHVHERFRYNDIHSCHVHDGYWMFYDEPNYKGRQYYLRPGEYRRFSDWGATSPRIGSFRRVHHMY; translated from the exons ATGTCCCCACTAATCTTCACCCTTGTGATAGAACCATTTGCAGCCCAGATTAGACTCTCACAAAGCATCAGTGGAATCAAAGAAGGAGAACAAGATCACAGAATAGGACGTTTTGCAGATGAT ATTTCACAGATTATCTTCTACGAGGACAGGAACTTCCAGGGTCGCTCCCATGAGTGTAACTCTGAATGCTCAGACTTGTCTTCATACTTTAGACGCTGTAACTCCATCCGTGTAGATAGTGGAAACTGGATCTTGTATGAACATCCCAACTACAGAGGACACCAGTACTTTCTCCATAGAGGAGAGTATCCTGACTTCCAACAATGGATGGGTTATAATGACTCCATTAGGTCATGCCGCATAAGCCCTCAG CACCAAGGTTCATTCAAAATCAGGATCTATGAGAAAGAAGACTTCAGAGGACAGATGATGGAGTTCAATGAAGATTGCCCTCATGTCCATGAGAGATTCCGCTACAATGACATCCACTCTTGCCATGTGCATGATGGATACTGGATGTTCTATGATGAGCCCAACTACAAAGGACGTCAATATTACCTGAGACCAGGAGAGTACAGGAGATTCAGCGACTGGGGAGCTACTTCTCCTAGAATTGGTTCCTTTAGGCGGGTCCATCATATGTACTAA
- the LOC136577900 gene encoding gamma-crystallin 1-like yields the protein MVLLAGDSQQTLPAVSKGTQADEVSWGYGFDSRISYSQSCITPHENRNREEGSIWKHGLQNLTTLVHISGLILISQIIFYEDRNFQGRSHECHSECSDLSSYFRRCNSIRVDSGNWILYEHPNYRGHQYFLHRGEYPDFQQWMGYNDSIRSCRISPQHQGSFRIRIYEREDFRGQMMEFNEDCPHVHERFRYNDIHSCHVHEGYWMFYDEPNYRGRQYYLRPGEYRRFSDWGAMSPRIGSFRRVHHMY from the exons atggTTCTCTTAGCTGGAGACTCTCAGCAAACTTTACCAGCCGTGTCCAAGGGAACACAAGCCGACGAAGTAAG CTGGGGTTATgggtttgacagtaggatttcctactctcaaagttgcatcacaccgcatgaaaatcgcaacagagaggaaggctccatatggaaacatgggctacaaaacctcacgacaCTTGTGCATATCTCGGgactc ATTCTTATTTCACAGATTATCTTCTACGAGGACAGGAACTTCCAGGGTCGCTCCCATGAGTGTCACTCTGAATGCTCAGACTTGTCTTCATACTTTAGACGCTGTAACTCCATCCGTGTAGATAGTGGCAACTGGATCTTGTATGAACATCCCAACTACAGAGGACACCAGTACTTTCTTCATAGAGGAGAGTATCCTGACTTCCAACAATGGATGGGATATAATGATTCCATTAGGTCTTGTCGCATAAGCCCGCAG CACCAAGGTTCATTCAGAATCAGGATCTATGAGAGAGAAGACTTTAGAGGACAGATGATGGAGTTCAATGAAGATTGTCCTCATGTCCATGAGAGATTCCGCTACAATGACATCCACTCTTGCCATGTGCATGAAGGATACTGGATGTTCTATGATGAGCCCAACTACAGGGGACGTCAGTATTACCTGAGACCAGGAGAGTACAGGAGATTCAGCGACTGGGGAGCCATGAGCCCCAGAATTGGTTCCTTCAGGCGGGTCCATCATATGTACTAA